From Hymenobacter sedentarius, a single genomic window includes:
- a CDS encoding NuoI/complex I 23 kDa subunit family protein — protein MESLSKRAKVLEKKPMTFAERAYLPAIFQGLTITMRHFFRAATKKQVTVRYPDETRPFSPVFRGLHVLKRDEAGRERCTACGLCAVACPAEAITMVAGERKKGEENLYREEKYAVSYEINMLRCIFCGLCEEACPKAAVYLQADKMAPPRFERDEFIYGKDRLVEPVTPDNRSKRGIQLTPEQADKLRSQLA, from the coding sequence ATGGAATCCTTAAGCAAACGCGCCAAAGTCCTCGAAAAGAAGCCCATGACTTTCGCCGAGCGGGCTTACCTGCCGGCGATTTTTCAGGGCCTGACGATTACGATGCGGCACTTTTTCCGGGCCGCTACCAAGAAGCAGGTAACCGTACGCTACCCCGACGAGACCCGTCCCTTCTCCCCCGTTTTCCGTGGCTTGCACGTGCTCAAGCGCGACGAAGCTGGCCGGGAGCGCTGCACCGCCTGCGGCCTCTGCGCCGTGGCCTGCCCTGCCGAAGCCATCACCATGGTGGCCGGCGAGCGCAAAAAGGGCGAGGAGAACCTCTACCGCGAGGAGAAGTACGCCGTGAGCTACGAAATCAACATGCTGCGCTGCATCTTCTGCGGCCTCTGCGAAGAAGCCTGCCCGAAAGCCGCCGTGTACCTGCAAGCTGATAAAATGGCCCCGCCGCGCTTTGAGCGCGACGAGTTCATCTACGGCAAAGACCGGCTGGTAGAGCCCGTGACGCCGGACAACCGCTCGAAGCGCGGCATCCAACTCACGCCCGAGCAAGCCGACAAGCTGCGTTCGCAACTGGCATAA
- a CDS encoding NADH-quinone oxidoreductase subunit J yields MSPLFLFLSFVALLSALGVVLAKNPVHSVLFLILTFFTLSGHYLLLNAQFLAAVNIIVYAGAIMVLFLFVIMFLNLNEETEPHKPALAKFAAAIAGGSLLLILVAAMRNVSPAGYDPASFDSQIGMVDRLGLVLFQQYALPFELASVLLLAAMVGSVMLGKRETGERNF; encoded by the coding sequence ATGTCCCCTCTGTTCCTGTTTCTCTCGTTCGTGGCCTTGCTGAGTGCGCTGGGCGTGGTGCTAGCCAAAAACCCGGTCCACAGCGTGCTCTTCCTCATCCTCACGTTCTTCACGCTGTCCGGCCACTACCTGCTGCTGAACGCGCAGTTCTTGGCCGCCGTGAACATCATCGTGTACGCCGGCGCCATCATGGTGCTGTTTCTTTTTGTGATTATGTTTTTGAACCTGAACGAGGAAACTGAGCCGCACAAGCCAGCGCTAGCCAAGTTTGCAGCTGCCATCGCCGGCGGCTCGCTGCTGCTGATTCTGGTAGCCGCTATGCGCAACGTGAGCCCCGCCGGCTACGACCCCGCCAGCTTCGATTCGCAGATTGGCATGGTTGACCGACTGGGCCTGGTGTTGTTTCAGCAATATGCCTTGCCGTTTGAGTTGGCATCGGTATTGCTGCTGGCGGCCATGGTGGGCTCGGTAATGCTAGGCAAACGGGAGACGGGCGAGCGGAACTTCTGA
- a CDS encoding SWIM zinc finger family protein, translated as MFTQEDLEALVPSKIFERGAAYYYEEDAVGHIQRKGNVFKARVRGTDTYRVSLTIRAAGSPEIHCDCPYEHGDVCKHGIALGLAVLDLMEDEPASEPLAPSKLSKAEQSVHILNGAWTRTSDKEKLGFLHQLLSQKPKQLHRFLEAFEFDEELLAALPAAPRLTAKSTPQLARRPAPRQPLTLTEQAHQLLAQQRGHDLLPLVLSVDWLQHPPASDTHALPYLLSEAARFQPEAAFDAVMERFEAFLQNKALRAYPLYNRLAACLQALAQLPSLTKQVQLFASELMQQYRQLRALRESLARAGFSPIAPEEATALPPKRRGRQPRAAG; from the coding sequence ATGTTCACCCAAGAAGATTTGGAGGCTCTCGTGCCAAGCAAAATTTTTGAACGGGGCGCAGCGTATTATTACGAGGAGGACGCCGTTGGGCACATTCAACGGAAAGGGAATGTTTTCAAAGCCCGCGTGCGCGGCACGGATACGTACCGGGTAAGCCTGACCATCCGGGCCGCCGGTTCGCCCGAAATCCATTGCGACTGCCCTTACGAGCACGGCGACGTGTGCAAGCATGGCATCGCCTTGGGCCTGGCGGTGCTTGATTTGATGGAAGATGAGCCGGCCAGTGAGCCGCTGGCACCTTCCAAGCTCAGCAAAGCTGAGCAGTCGGTGCATATTCTGAACGGCGCCTGGACCCGCACCAGCGACAAAGAAAAATTAGGCTTCCTGCATCAGCTGCTGAGCCAGAAGCCCAAGCAGTTGCACCGGTTTCTGGAGGCATTCGAGTTCGATGAAGAACTGCTGGCCGCGCTGCCCGCGGCGCCCAGGCTTACCGCCAAGTCAACGCCTCAACTCGCCCGCCGGCCCGCCCCGCGCCAGCCGCTCACCCTCACCGAGCAAGCTCACCAGCTGCTGGCCCAGCAGCGCGGCCACGACCTGCTGCCCCTGGTGCTCTCGGTTGACTGGCTGCAGCATCCGCCCGCGTCGGATACCCACGCCCTGCCATACCTGCTGAGCGAAGCCGCCCGCTTTCAGCCCGAAGCTGCGTTTGATGCCGTAATGGAACGGTTCGAGGCCTTCCTGCAAAACAAAGCTTTGCGGGCTTATCCGCTCTACAACCGCTTGGCTGCTTGTCTGCAAGCCCTGGCTCAGCTGCCATCCCTCACCAAGCAGGTGCAGCTGTTTGCCTCAGAGCTAATGCAGCAGTACCGGCAGCTCCGGGCGTTGCGTGAGAGCTTGGCACGCGCCGGCTTTTCTCCCATTGCTCCCGAGGAAGCCACTGCTCTACCACCCAAGCGGCGCGGCCGTCAGCCCAGGGCGGCTGGCTAG
- the aspS gene encoding aspartate--tRNA ligase: MLRTHTCGELRPEHIGQTVTLCGWVQRTRDKGAILWIDLRDRYGLTQIALEEGVEANEVRETARHLGREFVLSVTGKVVERHSKNDKMPTGAIEIRPEKLEILNAAKLPPFLIEDETDGGDDLRMKYRYLDLRRTPVRNNLMLRHKMAQAVRRYLDGQHFIEVETPVLIKSTPEGARDFVVPSRMNPGEFYALPQSPQTFKQLLMVSGFDRYFQIVKCFRDEDLRADRQPEFTQIDCEMAFVTQEDILHTFEGLTRYLFKEIKGLDFPTVPRMTYADAMRRFGNDKPDTRFAMEFVELTEIVQGQGFPVFDNAGLVVGINASTCAHFTRKQLDELTDFVKRPQIGATGLIYARVESGGVVKSSVDKFYSQEELQRWKTAFNAHEGDLLLIIAGEPNKARKAMSELRLEMGQRLGLRDKDDFSPLWVVDFPLLEYSDEENRYFAMHHPFTSPKPEDLALLDSPDTIGQVRANAYDLVINGVEVGGGSIRIHDRAVQARMFGLLGFTPEEAQAQFGFLLDAFEYGAPPHGGIAFGFDRLCSLFGGADSIRDFIAFPKNNSGRDVMIDSPSPISGAQLKELSIATAVVAK; this comes from the coding sequence ATGCTCCGTACCCACACCTGCGGCGAACTCCGCCCCGAACACATTGGTCAAACCGTCACGCTTTGCGGCTGGGTGCAACGCACCCGCGACAAAGGCGCCATTCTCTGGATTGACCTGCGCGACCGGTACGGCCTCACCCAAATAGCCCTGGAAGAAGGCGTGGAAGCCAACGAAGTGCGCGAAACCGCCCGCCACCTCGGCCGCGAATTTGTGCTGAGCGTGACCGGAAAGGTGGTAGAACGCCATTCCAAAAACGACAAGATGCCCACAGGCGCCATCGAAATTCGTCCCGAGAAGCTCGAAATTCTCAACGCCGCCAAGCTACCGCCCTTCCTCATCGAAGACGAAACCGACGGCGGCGACGACCTGCGGATGAAGTACCGCTACCTCGACCTGCGCCGTACCCCCGTGCGCAACAACCTGATGCTGCGCCACAAAATGGCCCAAGCCGTGCGCCGCTACCTCGACGGCCAGCACTTCATCGAAGTCGAAACGCCGGTGCTCATCAAGTCCACGCCCGAAGGCGCCCGCGACTTTGTGGTGCCCTCACGCATGAACCCCGGCGAGTTCTACGCCCTGCCGCAGTCGCCCCAGACGTTCAAGCAGCTACTTATGGTGTCGGGATTTGACCGCTACTTCCAGATTGTGAAGTGCTTCCGCGACGAAGACCTGCGCGCCGACCGCCAGCCCGAGTTCACGCAGATTGACTGCGAAATGGCCTTCGTGACCCAGGAAGACATCCTGCACACCTTCGAAGGACTGACCCGCTACCTGTTCAAGGAAATCAAGGGCCTCGACTTCCCAACCGTCCCCCGCATGACCTACGCCGACGCCATGCGCCGCTTCGGCAACGACAAGCCCGACACGCGCTTCGCCATGGAGTTCGTTGAGCTGACCGAAATTGTACAGGGCCAGGGCTTCCCCGTGTTCGATAACGCTGGGCTGGTCGTGGGCATCAATGCTTCCACCTGTGCTCATTTCACCCGCAAGCAACTCGACGAGCTGACGGATTTCGTAAAGCGCCCCCAAATCGGAGCTACTGGCCTCATCTACGCTCGCGTCGAATCCGGTGGAGTGGTGAAGTCGTCGGTTGATAAGTTCTACTCACAGGAAGAGCTGCAGCGCTGGAAGACGGCTTTCAACGCCCACGAAGGCGACCTGCTGCTCATCATCGCCGGCGAGCCCAACAAGGCCCGCAAAGCCATGAGCGAGCTGCGCCTGGAGATGGGCCAGCGCCTCGGCCTGCGCGACAAAGACGATTTCTCGCCACTGTGGGTGGTCGATTTCCCCTTGCTCGAATACAGCGATGAGGAAAACCGCTACTTCGCCATGCACCACCCCTTCACCTCGCCCAAGCCGGAAGACCTGGCCCTGCTCGACTCGCCCGACACCATCGGCCAGGTTCGCGCCAATGCCTACGACCTTGTGATTAACGGCGTAGAAGTGGGTGGCGGCTCCATCCGCATTCACGACCGCGCCGTGCAGGCCCGCATGTTCGGCCTGCTCGGCTTCACCCCCGAAGAAGCCCAGGCCCAGTTCGGCTTCCTGCTCGACGCCTTCGAGTACGGCGCCCCGCCCCACGGCGGCATCGCCTTCGGCTTCGACCGCCTCTGCAGCCTCTTCGGCGGTGCCGATTCCATCCGCGACTTCATCGCCTTCCCGAAGAACAACTCCGGCCGCGACGTGATGATTGACTCGCCCTCGCCGATTTCGGGTGCTCAACTCAAGGAATTGAGCATTGCCACGGCGGTAGTGGCGAAGTAG
- a CDS encoding T9SS type A sorting domain-containing protein: protein MKFLPSFALAAALLFAGTAQAQTKVKTKNKSDESGTVVKAKGTAGAVTLDGPIKRIETLSGIDVFPKPNSTSILLSFTQQFTKPGTLVMTDYKNRVIYQTELDPANNTGAPVDLGKIPAGTYLVEAKTGNYVYWKKVRIKYPAVRR, encoded by the coding sequence ATGAAATTCCTCCCCTCCTTCGCACTCGCGGCCGCCCTATTGTTTGCCGGCACCGCCCAGGCACAAACCAAAGTCAAGACCAAAAACAAGTCGGACGAGTCGGGCACCGTGGTGAAAGCCAAGGGCACGGCCGGAGCGGTGACGCTCGACGGCCCCATCAAGCGCATCGAAACGCTGTCGGGCATAGACGTATTTCCCAAGCCCAACTCCACCAGCATCCTGCTGAGCTTTACCCAGCAGTTCACCAAGCCCGGTACGCTGGTGATGACGGACTACAAGAACCGCGTCATTTACCAAACTGAGCTCGACCCGGCCAACAACACCGGCGCCCCGGTAGACTTGGGCAAGATTCCGGCCGGCACCTATTTGGTCGAAGCCAAAACCGGCAACTACGTCTACTGGAAGAAGGTGCGGATTAAGTACCCCGCCGTTCGGCGCTAA
- a CDS encoding nucleoside deaminase, translating into MTDDFFMLQALAEAEKALAADEIPIGAVVVFEKQIIGRGYNQTEQLRDVTAHAEMLALTAAANHLGNKYLADCTLYVTIEPCVMCAGASYWAQLKAVVFGASEPKVGFRRHGQLLHPKTQLRAGVQAEACAALMQAFFSLKRK; encoded by the coding sequence ATGACCGACGACTTTTTCATGCTTCAAGCGCTGGCCGAGGCCGAAAAAGCTCTGGCGGCCGATGAAATTCCCATCGGGGCCGTGGTGGTGTTCGAGAAACAGATAATTGGGCGGGGCTACAATCAAACCGAGCAGCTGCGCGACGTGACGGCCCACGCCGAAATGCTGGCCCTGACGGCCGCCGCCAACCACCTGGGCAATAAATACCTGGCCGATTGCACCCTCTACGTCACCATTGAGCCGTGCGTGATGTGCGCCGGCGCCAGCTACTGGGCCCAACTAAAAGCGGTGGTGTTTGGGGCCAGCGAGCCCAAAGTGGGGTTCCGGCGCCACGGCCAGCTCCTGCATCCCAAGACCCAACTGCGCGCAGGCGTGCAGGCCGAAGCTTGCGCCGCGCTGATGCAAGCGTTTTTTAGTTTAAAGCGGAAATAA
- a CDS encoding superoxide dismutase, with product MAFELPKLPYAYDALEPTIDAQTMEIHHTKHHQAYVTNLNAAIAGTDMENQSLEEIMHNIAKAPVAVRNNGGGHWNHSLFWTIMSPNGGGQPTGAVGEAITKTFGSFDKFKEEFTKAATTRFGSGWAWLCKQADGSVQICSTPNQDNPLMPDAGCRGIPVLGLDVWEHAYYLKYQNRRPDYIAGFYNLINWDEVNRRFAEATPM from the coding sequence ATGGCTTTTGAGCTCCCCAAACTCCCGTACGCCTACGATGCACTGGAACCTACCATCGATGCCCAAACGATGGAAATCCACCACACGAAGCACCACCAGGCTTACGTGACCAACCTGAACGCTGCCATTGCCGGCACCGATATGGAGAATCAGTCCCTCGAGGAAATCATGCACAACATTGCCAAGGCCCCCGTGGCCGTGCGCAACAACGGCGGCGGCCACTGGAACCACTCCCTGTTCTGGACCATCATGTCGCCCAACGGCGGCGGGCAGCCCACCGGCGCCGTGGGCGAGGCCATCACGAAGACGTTCGGCAGTTTCGACAAATTCAAAGAAGAATTCACCAAGGCCGCCACCACGCGCTTCGGCTCGGGTTGGGCGTGGCTGTGCAAGCAGGCCGATGGCTCGGTACAAATCTGCTCGACACCCAACCAGGACAACCCGCTGATGCCCGACGCGGGCTGCCGCGGCATTCCGGTGCTGGGCCTCGACGTGTGGGAGCACGCCTACTACCTGAAGTACCAGAACCGCCGGCCCGACTACATCGCCGGCTTCTACAACCTGATTAACTGGGACGAGGTGAACCGGCGCTTTGCCGAAGCCACGCCCATGTAA
- a CDS encoding alkene reductase produces the protein MSKKLFEPAQLGPLTLSNHIVMAPLTRSRAIGNVPNELMAEYYRQRATAGLIITEGTSPSADGLGYARIPGLFNQEQVTNWQRITETVHHHGGHIFIQLMHAGRIGHTLNLPAGAEVLAPSAITAAGQMWTDEQQLLPHTQPREIRTDELARLRDEYIQSAKLGIDAGFDGVEVHSANGYLLSQFLNPHSNQRTDAYGGSVQNRARFVLEVAQGVADAIGAERTGIRLSPWGTDADMPHYPEMDETYAYLAEELQKIGLVYVHLVDHSSMGAPAVPAETVATIRRLFTNTLILSGGYDAERAEEALQSGRADLVAFGKPFISNPDLVERLKTGAPLAPLDADKLYTPGPEGYIDYPTLDGQPAGTFSPSYQA, from the coding sequence ATGTCCAAGAAATTGTTTGAGCCGGCTCAGCTGGGCCCCCTTACTTTAAGCAACCACATCGTAATGGCCCCGCTCACGCGTAGCCGCGCGATTGGCAACGTGCCCAACGAGCTGATGGCGGAGTACTACCGCCAGCGCGCCACGGCGGGCCTGATTATTACGGAAGGCACCTCGCCCTCGGCCGACGGGCTGGGCTACGCTCGCATTCCGGGCCTGTTCAATCAGGAGCAGGTCACCAACTGGCAGCGCATCACCGAAACGGTGCACCACCACGGCGGCCATATCTTCATACAGCTCATGCACGCCGGGCGCATCGGCCACACCCTCAACCTGCCCGCCGGCGCCGAAGTGCTGGCCCCCTCGGCCATCACGGCTGCGGGCCAAATGTGGACCGATGAGCAGCAGCTGCTGCCCCATACCCAGCCCCGCGAAATCCGCACCGACGAGCTGGCTCGCCTGCGCGACGAGTATATTCAAAGCGCCAAGCTGGGCATTGATGCCGGCTTCGACGGCGTGGAGGTGCACAGCGCCAACGGCTACTTGCTTTCGCAGTTCCTGAACCCGCACAGCAACCAGCGCACCGACGCCTACGGCGGCAGCGTGCAGAACCGGGCCCGCTTCGTGCTGGAGGTAGCCCAGGGCGTGGCCGATGCCATCGGGGCCGAGCGCACGGGCATCCGCCTTTCGCCCTGGGGCACCGACGCCGACATGCCGCACTACCCCGAAATGGACGAAACCTACGCCTACCTGGCCGAGGAGCTCCAAAAAATCGGTTTGGTGTACGTGCACCTCGTCGACCACTCCAGCATGGGGGCCCCTGCCGTGCCGGCCGAAACGGTGGCCACCATTCGCCGCCTGTTCACCAACACCCTCATCCTGAGCGGAGGCTACGATGCCGAGCGCGCCGAAGAAGCCCTGCAAAGCGGCCGCGCTGACCTGGTGGCCTTCGGTAAGCCCTTCATCTCGAACCCCGACCTGGTCGAGCGCCTCAAGACCGGCGCGCCGTTGGCTCCCCTCGACGCGGACAAGCTCTACACGCCCGGGCCCGAGGGCTATATCGACTACCCAACCCTGGATGGCCAGCCCGCAGGCACGTTCTCGCCTAGCTACCAAGCTTAG
- a CDS encoding nucleoside permease, whose amino-acid sequence MNTKLRLTVLSFLQFFIWGSWLITIGAYWFQTKQWSGAQFGAIFSTMGIASIFMPSLMGIVADKYINAEKLYGILHILGGLTLCTIPMVTDPSTFFWVILLNMIFYMPTLSLSIAVSFSVLKTEGLDVVKDYPPIRVWGTIGFIVAMWTVSLLGFEKTAGQFYVAAGAALLLGLYSFTLPKCPPQSTSTSSQGLMEILGLKSFAILRDRKMLTFFLFALLLGAALQLTNAYGDTFLHDFDKTPAYQDTLTVKYPAIIMSISQISETLFILAIPFFLRRFGIKQVMLFSMIAWVLRFGLFAYGNPGGGLWMIILSCIVYGMAFDFFNISGSLFVETQTQPSIRASAQGLFMMMTNGFGAVLGSSLSGLIIQHYFTDAAGNKDWHSIWLTFAGYALAIAVLFVLIFKHKHTPQATAQAHPEGLLTVEQV is encoded by the coding sequence ATGAATACTAAGTTGCGCCTCACCGTATTGAGTTTCTTACAATTCTTTATCTGGGGCTCGTGGTTGATAACAATTGGGGCTTATTGGTTTCAAACCAAGCAATGGTCGGGCGCGCAGTTTGGCGCCATCTTCTCGACCATGGGCATCGCCTCCATCTTCATGCCCTCGCTCATGGGCATTGTGGCCGATAAATACATCAACGCGGAGAAGCTCTACGGCATCCTGCACATCCTGGGCGGCCTGACGCTCTGCACCATCCCCATGGTGACGGACCCCAGCACGTTCTTCTGGGTGATTCTGCTGAACATGATTTTCTACATGCCCACGCTGTCGCTGTCCATCGCGGTGTCGTTTTCGGTGCTGAAAACCGAAGGGCTCGACGTGGTGAAGGACTACCCGCCCATCCGGGTGTGGGGCACCATCGGCTTCATTGTGGCCATGTGGACGGTGAGCCTGCTGGGCTTCGAGAAGACGGCGGGCCAGTTTTACGTGGCGGCTGGTGCGGCTCTCCTGCTAGGCCTGTACTCCTTCACGCTGCCCAAGTGCCCTCCCCAGTCCACCAGCACGTCCAGCCAGGGCCTGATGGAAATCTTGGGCCTCAAATCGTTTGCCATCCTGCGCGACCGCAAGATGCTCACCTTCTTCCTGTTTGCGCTGCTGCTCGGGGCCGCTTTGCAGCTCACCAACGCGTACGGCGATACCTTCCTGCACGATTTCGATAAGACGCCGGCTTACCAGGACACCCTGACGGTGAAGTACCCGGCCATCATCATGTCCATCTCGCAGATTTCCGAGACCCTGTTCATCCTGGCCATTCCGTTCTTCCTGCGGCGCTTCGGCATCAAGCAGGTGATGCTCTTCAGCATGATTGCCTGGGTGTTGCGCTTCGGCCTGTTTGCTTACGGCAACCCCGGCGGGGGCCTCTGGATGATTATCCTCTCGTGCATCGTGTACGGCATGGCCTTCGACTTCTTTAACATCTCGGGCTCGCTGTTCGTCGAAACCCAGACGCAGCCCAGCATCCGGGCCAGCGCACAGGGCTTGTTTATGATGATGACCAACGGCTTCGGGGCCGTGCTGGGCAGCTCGCTGAGCGGCCTTATCATCCAACACTATTTCACCGACGCCGCCGGCAACAAGGACTGGCACAGCATCTGGCTCACGTTTGCGGGCTATGCGCTGGCCATTGCCGTGCTGTTTGTGCTTATTTTCAAGCACAAACACACCCCTCAGGCCACCGCGCAAGCGCACCCCGAAGGCCTGCTCACCGTAGAGCAAGTATAG
- a CDS encoding AAA family ATPase translates to MKVNGMKKALPVVATPDLSQSFERDAYFQPVSWFYSAFGVLPRREIYQLASAEARQTILAELAKTYDLEQATVAHAVYLDKKDKAPDISHYALSLAPHLLLWFYERGTYGDRAGQLFFSPQTDPAQLALVQKLLAAQLDTGKLEHDRIQVLRLAFGELEFSPLPIKIPALDLTTHYNDDLLPAHEAILKRLQQPDEKGIIILHGPPGTGKTSYIRHLCGLTDKPKLFIPPNLATRIADPEFINLLHDNTNSILLIEDAEELLAKRDGHGGNAVSNLLNLSDGLLSDGFHIQIICTFNADLARIDKALLRKGRLIASYRFEPLALEKAQALATELGLTEPILEPTSLAELYNREKTDFISEFKTPGRIGFSR, encoded by the coding sequence ATGAAAGTCAACGGCATGAAGAAAGCATTGCCTGTGGTGGCCACTCCCGACCTCTCGCAATCCTTCGAAAGAGACGCATATTTCCAGCCCGTCTCCTGGTTTTACTCGGCATTCGGGGTGTTGCCGCGCCGTGAGATTTACCAGCTGGCCAGTGCCGAAGCCCGGCAAACCATTCTGGCGGAGCTGGCCAAGACTTATGACCTGGAGCAGGCCACCGTCGCGCACGCGGTGTACCTGGACAAAAAAGACAAGGCGCCCGACATCAGCCACTACGCCCTGAGCCTGGCGCCGCACCTGCTGCTGTGGTTCTACGAGCGCGGCACCTACGGCGACCGCGCCGGCCAGCTGTTCTTTTCCCCGCAGACCGACCCCGCCCAGTTGGCGCTGGTGCAGAAACTCCTGGCGGCCCAGCTCGACACCGGGAAGCTGGAACACGACCGCATTCAGGTACTGCGCCTGGCCTTCGGGGAGCTGGAGTTTTCGCCGCTGCCCATCAAAATCCCGGCGCTGGACCTCACCACCCACTACAACGACGACCTGCTGCCCGCCCACGAAGCCATTCTCAAGCGCCTGCAGCAGCCCGACGAGAAAGGCATCATTATCCTGCACGGCCCGCCCGGCACCGGCAAAACGAGCTACATCCGGCACCTGTGCGGCCTCACCGACAAGCCCAAGCTGTTCATTCCGCCCAACCTGGCCACCCGCATTGCCGACCCGGAATTCATCAACCTGCTGCACGACAACACCAACTCCATTCTGCTGATTGAAGACGCCGAGGAGCTGCTGGCCAAGCGCGACGGCCACGGCGGCAACGCCGTGAGCAACCTGCTCAACCTCTCCGACGGCCTGCTGTCCGACGGCTTCCACATCCAGATTATCTGTACTTTCAACGCCGACCTGGCCCGCATCGACAAAGCTCTGCTGCGCAAAGGCCGACTCATCGCCTCCTACCGCTTTGAGCCGCTGGCCCTGGAAAAAGCCCAGGCCCTGGCCACGGAGCTCGGCCTGACCGAGCCCATCCTAGAGCCCACGTCTTTGGCTGAGCTTTACAACCGCGAAAAAACCGATTTCATCAGCGAATTCAAAACACCCGGCCGCATCGGTTTCAGCCGATAA
- a CDS encoding nucleoside-diphosphate kinase, translating into MATNRTFTMIKPDAVQENHIGGILNMMEEGGFRIVELQKLTLTAERAGQFYAVHAERPFYNDLVRYMSSGPIVAAVLEKDNAVADFRTLIGATNPAQAAEGTIRKKYAKSIEANAVHGSDSDENAQIEADFFFGAK; encoded by the coding sequence ATGGCCACCAACCGCACATTCACGATGATTAAGCCCGACGCTGTACAGGAAAACCACATTGGTGGCATCCTGAACATGATGGAAGAAGGCGGCTTCCGCATCGTGGAGCTTCAGAAACTCACCCTCACGGCCGAGCGCGCCGGCCAGTTCTACGCGGTGCACGCCGAGCGTCCTTTCTACAACGACCTGGTTCGTTACATGTCGAGCGGCCCCATCGTAGCGGCTGTGCTGGAGAAGGACAATGCCGTGGCCGATTTCCGCACCCTCATCGGCGCTACCAACCCCGCCCAGGCCGCCGAAGGCACCATCCGGAAGAAGTACGCCAAGAGCATCGAAGCCAACGCCGTGCACGGCTCAGACTCCGACGAGAACGCGCAGATTGAAGCCGACTTCTTCTTCGGCGCGAAGTAG